The genomic region ATAGCATCAATTGTATCCCGTCCTGTACATCCTCCAAATTCCACTTCTACCCAATAATTACCTGTGGTATCTATAGTGATTTGTGATCCTGTAGTTCCATCTTGCCATAAGAAATCAGCTCCCGGAAAATTACCCGGATTCAAAGGCACCACATTCCCTAAGCATTCACTGATATCATTTCCAAGATCAGGGTCAGGAGTAGCCAGAATCTGAATGGTTTTCTCTACAGTATCGGAGAGTAATCCCTGCCAAACAATTAACTCGACTGTATACTGTCCCGCACTTGAAAATATATGTTGCGGATTCAATTGATTGCTGCTATTCAAAGCTCCTGAACCCGGATCATCAAAGTTCCATTTTACGGAATCAGGTCCGGCGAAAATGGTGGTGAAGTTGGTAGGCTGTCCACTACAGGTATCCGTGTAAGTGAAGTCGGCAACAATGAAAAAACTTTGAATGAAGTTCGGCAAGCCATATTGCGATGTCTTTCCCCCAAGGAAGATAGCATTGGCAGAAAATCCGGCAGCGGCACCGGAAAGATTAGGTTGCGAAATAACGGCTAACGAAGTGGACTGGAACTGGCAAACATAAATTTTTCCGTCAATGCCCAATTGCAATGCCCCCATAAAAACCGGGATTGTTCCGATGGACTGGCCGGAAGCAACGATGGCAGCCGGATTTCCGGCGGTGATATCATATTGAAATATTTCCGCAGGATTGGTGGTAGTTCCTACATATAAGTATCTGTTATCCGGCGAAAATTCAAGACCATAAATTTGTGGAGTAAAATTGATGGTCACCGGATTGCTGATTTGTCCCGTAATGTTATTCAAGTCAAAAAGTTCCGCCTGACGCAGACCACGAATGGCAACAGCGATCTTTTGAGCATCAGGAGAAGCCTTCATGTACCCATGAGCATTTGAAAATAAACCGCCATGAACGAGACCTGTGGAAGAGACCACGGGGACATTATTAATACCTGCCGGAGTCACCGCATAGGCATTGAATTCATTGTTATTCCAACCATGAACGATGACCCAAACATCGACACCATTTGCATGACGGACAGCAGTGAGTTTTTCAGCGACAGGCGTCACCAATTGCACATTTTTCGTAGTAACGTCACCGTTGCCACCATTTAAACTCATGTCCACCTCACTGTAGCATAAACCTCTGGCCCCACCATTGGTATCTACTGTAAATATATAATACTGAGAAGGGTTTTGAGGCCGGGGAACGATGATGGCAGTCTGGGTCGCTGCTCCATCTCCATTCAATCCATTTCCGGAAGGCATGGGCAGGTGATTTCGGTCCCAAACGATATTACCGTTAGTATAAAATTGAAGATTACCTCCGGCATCAGAAATAGTGGCGCAACCTTCAAAGGCATTCATCGCACTATTGGTTAATGGAGTAGGTGGGTTAGTAGCAAAATTTAGCCCTGCCATATTGCCAAAGTACCAATTTTGTCCTGCAAGAGTTTGCCCTTGAATAAAATACGGAAAAAACTGACAGGTCAGGGCAAGAATAGTAATCAGTAGCTTCTTCATTGATTTACAAAAATGCTAAAATCTACTTTTAAAGAAAAGTAATTCTAGGTCTATTTTAGGATTTAATGGGTAAAAAGGTGTTTTCGGTCGTTAAATCAAATTGAATAACTCTATTTTTGAAGTTCAAAACCGACTATTATGAATATCATCAAAAGGCTAATGAATGGCCTGATTCTGATTTTTTTACCCCTTCTTTTAAACGGACAGGCTACAAACACCTATACGTATGACACAGTTCCGGGTGATCCGCTGAAAGCAAGGATTTACACGCTCAACAATGGTTTAAAGGTGTATTTATCCGTTTATAAAGATGAACCAAAATTTCAATCCATGATTGGCATTAAGGCAGGTTCCAAAAATGATCCTGCCGATCATACCGGTCTTGCTCATTATTTAGAACATATGCTTTTTAAAGGGACAGATGTGTATGGTACCCGTGATTTTACTAAAGAGGCGCCTTTAATTGACAGCATTTTCAACTTGTACGAACGTTACGGTGCTACTAAAGATAGCTTGACAAGGGTGAAATTGTACAGACAAATTGATTCTATTTCAGGGGTAGCATCTACCTACGCGATTCCCAATGAATTTGACAAGATGATGGCTGGAATGGGAGTGACCGGTGTAAATGCCTATACTTCCAACGAGCAAACTGTTTATATCAATACGGTTCCTTCCAACCAACTGGAGAACTTCCTCACCGTAGAAGCAGAGCGATTCAGAAAACCTGTCATGCGGTTGTTTCATACGGAACTCGAGGCGGTTTATGAAGAAAAGAACAGGTCACTCGATAGTGACGGATCTAAAGTATTTGAAAACCTTTTCGGCGGATTATTTGAAAATCATCAGTATGGTACACAAACTACCATCGGAACAGTAGATCATCTGAAGAATCCTTCATTAAAAGCGATTCAGGAATATTTTCAAAAATATTATGTGCCCAATAATATGATCATCGCTTTTAGCGGAGATTTTAATCCGGATGAGGCCATTCGTTTGATCGATGAGAAGTTCGGAAAGATGCCCGTGAAGGAAGTCCCTCCCTTTAAAGTGGCGCAGGAAAAATTTATAAAAATTCCTGTGGTCAGAGAAGTATATGGTCCGGATGCAG from Bacteroidota bacterium harbors:
- a CDS encoding gliding motility-associated C-terminal domain-containing protein produces the protein MKKLLITILALTCQFFPYFIQGQTLAGQNWYFGNMAGLNFATNPPTPLTNSAMNAFEGCATISDAGGNLQFYTNGNIVWDRNHLPMPSGNGLNGDGAATQTAIIVPRPQNPSQYYIFTVDTNGGARGLCYSEVDMSLNGGNGDVTTKNVQLVTPVAEKLTAVRHANGVDVWVIVHGWNNNEFNAYAVTPAGINNVPVVSSTGLVHGGLFSNAHGYMKASPDAQKIAVAIRGLRQAELFDLNNITGQISNPVTINFTPQIYGLEFSPDNRYLYVGTTTNPAEIFQYDITAGNPAAIVASGQSIGTIPVFMGALQLGIDGKIYVCQFQSTSLAVISQPNLSGAAAGFSANAIFLGGKTSQYGLPNFIQSFFIVADFTYTDTCSGQPTNFTTIFAGPDSVKWNFDDPGSGALNSSNQLNPQHIFSSAGQYTVELIVWQGLLSDTVEKTIQILATPDPDLGNDISECLGNVVPLNPGNFPGADFLWQDGTTGSQITIDTTGNYWVEVEFGGCTGRDTIDAIFNAVPVVDLGPAQTACEGDTVFLDAGNTGATYLWQNGTSSQVLAATVNGNYTVTVSLGNCSANDQVLITFDPVPFVAFGPDTTLCKGFPIFLDATNAGATYIWQDGTIDPFIFAEDPGTYSVIISIGNCTASDTIILDQQDKPSVILGEDSVLCAGQPLVLSAFNYGATYSWQDGSTDSLFKPEITGLYYATAINQCGISADSIFLTFNICNCLVYIPNAFTPNRDNKNEIFNYQANCTDFTGKLEIYNRFGQLLFESEDPLIGWDGTFEGKDATEAAYVYVLTYSGYDNGRFREEKIRDTFLLFR